The Gemmatimonadota bacterium genomic interval TCTCGGCGAATCCCACGGGGCCGCTGCACGTCGGGCACGGGCGGCAGGCGGCGTTAGGCGACGCGATCTCCACGCTGCTGGAGTGGACGGGGTGGGCGGTCACGCGCGAGTTCTATTACAACGACGCCGGCGTGCAGATCGCCAACCTCGGGCGCTCGGTGCAGGCGCGGGTGCGCGAGGTGACGACGGGCGTCGGCGACATCCCCGAAGGCGGGTACCACGGCGAGTACATCCGCGAGATCGCACGCGAGTACGTCGCGCAGCACCCGCAGGATGCGCAGGGGGACGACCTCGAGGCGATCCGAGCCTTCGCGGTGGCGTACCTGCGCGGCGAGCAGGACAAGGATCTGCAGGCCTTTGGCGTCAAGTTCGACGTCTACTACCTCGAGTCGTCGCTGTACTCCGACGGCAAGGTGGACGAGACGGTGCAGATGCTGACCGCGGCCGGGCAGACGTTCGAGAAGGACGGCGCGTTGTGGCTGCGTACGACCGACTACGGCGACGACAAGGACCGCGTGATGCGGAAGTCGGACGGGTCGTATACGTACTTCCTCCCGGACGTGGCCTATCACCTGGCCAAGTGGCGCCGCGGCTTCTCGCGCGCCATCGATGTGCAGGGGGCCGATCACCACAGCACCGTGACGCGCGTGCGCGCCGGGCTGCAGGCGTTAGGCATGGGGATCCCGGCTGGATACCCGGAGTACGAGCTGCACCAGATGGTCACGGTGATGAAGGGGGGCGAGGAGGTGAAGATCTCCAAGCGCGCCGGGAGCTACGTGACCGTGCGCGACCTCATCGACGAGGTGGGACGCGACGCGGTGCGCTATTTCCTGCTCATGCGCAAGTCGGACTCCCAGCTCGTGTTCGACGTGGACGTGGCGCGGGCGCAGAGCGAGGAGAACCCGGTCTACTACATCCAGATGGCACACGCGCGCGTGTGCGGGATCTTCCGCGTGGGTGAGGTCGACGCGACGACGATCACCGGCGCAGGGGTCGACTGGAGCGCGCTGGCGGAGGACGACGAGCGCGAGCTGGTGAAGGC includes:
- a CDS encoding arginine--tRNA ligase produces the protein MTPETILRDALRDAAVAMGAPDDFQPQLERPRDPSFGDWASNAAMLLARHLKRKPLEIAQDLVARLDVAKAGVSEAYVAGAGFINFRLAAGAEAQALVGLLAAGSTYGRSDEGGRRVVNVEFVSANPTGPLHVGHGRQAALGDAISTLLEWTGWAVTREFYYNDAGVQIANLGRSVQARVREVTTGVGDIPEGGYHGEYIREIAREYVAQHPQDAQGDDLEAIRAFAVAYLRGEQDKDLQAFGVKFDVYYLESSLYSDGKVDETVQMLTAAGQTFEKDGALWLRTTDYGDDKDRVMRKSDGSYTYFLPDVAYHLAKWRRGFSRAIDVQGADHHSTVTRVRAGLQALGMGIPAGYPEYELHQMVTVMKGGEEVKISKRAGSYVTVRDLIDEVGRDAVRYFLLMRKSDSQLVFDVDVARAQSEENPVYYIQMAHARVCGIFRVGEVDATTITGAGVDWSALAEDDERELVKALLGFPALVTAAARTLAPHLVASYLLETARLVHTWYHKHHVLGEPEPIRSARLALARAAQVTLANGLAMLGITAPERM